Proteins from a single region of Sneathiella aquimaris:
- a CDS encoding ABC transporter permease: MIRTISQDRPMLVFLILGLLSLLFPVGMVEEAGFGWTNDMFALSLAIIGLAIAVFYMITRPTGRGGALVVIAGVIIAAAAPLALIEANTVHSFSAYGLWLFVIGLGFYAWRAMEHMSGQVKDSKLLSLVVPALFGMWLLYIWQVVTTGFKVPSVLLPSPDLIGLAFMANLDILAGDFYQTFVKSVLSGFAFGCGSGFLVAILVDKIPFMQRGLLPLGSLVSAIPIVGIAPIMVMWFGFDWQSKAAVIVVMTFFPMLVNTLAGLEATSHLEKDLMRSYAASYFQTLFFVRLPNALPFIFNALKINSTLALIGAIVAEFFGTPIVGMGFRISTEVGRMNVDIVWATIAVAAVAGSLFYGILAIIERSLTFWHPSYRSSRS, from the coding sequence ATGATCAGGACAATATCTCAAGATCGCCCCATGTTGGTTTTTCTGATACTGGGGCTTCTTTCCCTGCTTTTTCCCGTTGGCATGGTGGAAGAGGCAGGCTTTGGCTGGACCAATGATATGTTTGCGCTTAGTTTGGCGATCATCGGGCTGGCAATTGCCGTTTTTTATATGATCACACGGCCAACCGGCAGGGGGGGGGCCCTGGTGGTTATTGCCGGGGTTATAATTGCAGCGGCTGCACCGCTTGCCTTAATCGAAGCAAATACCGTTCATTCCTTTAGCGCTTATGGCCTATGGCTGTTTGTGATCGGGCTGGGATTTTATGCCTGGCGTGCCATGGAACATATGTCAGGGCAGGTGAAGGATAGCAAGCTTCTGTCCCTTGTGGTGCCGGCGTTGTTTGGAATGTGGCTTTTATACATCTGGCAGGTCGTTACAACCGGTTTCAAGGTACCCTCGGTCTTATTACCAAGCCCAGATTTGATTGGTTTGGCATTTATGGCAAATCTGGACATTCTGGCCGGTGATTTTTACCAGACCTTTGTTAAATCTGTGTTGAGCGGGTTTGCTTTTGGGTGCGGATCGGGGTTTTTGGTCGCCATACTCGTCGACAAAATTCCGTTCATGCAGCGGGGCCTGTTGCCTTTGGGCTCATTGGTTAGTGCTATTCCGATTGTTGGTATTGCGCCCATTATGGTGATGTGGTTCGGGTTTGACTGGCAGTCAAAAGCGGCAGTTATTGTTGTCATGACCTTCTTCCCCATGCTGGTGAATACGCTAGCAGGGTTGGAGGCCACCAGCCATCTGGAAAAGGATCTAATGCGGTCTTACGCAGCGTCTTATTTTCAAACTCTTTTCTTCGTCAGATTACCAAATGCGTTGCCGTTCATTTTTAATGCATTGAAGATTAATTCCACGCTGGCGTTGATCGGGGCGATCGTGGCAGAATTTTTTGGAACACCGATTGTCGGGATGGGATTTCGCATTTCGACAGAAGTAGGAAGAATGAATGTGGATATCGTTTGGGCGACAATTGCGGTTGCTGCGGTCGCCGGTTCGTTATTTTACGGTATTCTTGCAATAATTGAGAGGTCACTTACTTTCTGGCACCCCTCATATCGGAGTTCAAGAAGCTAG
- a CDS encoding ABC transporter substrate-binding protein → MMKKIGLMATAAMLSLAAVTAQAADKLTLQLKWVTQAQFAGYYVAKDKGFYDEVGLDVTIKPGGPDIAPAQVLAGGGADVVIDWMPSALATREKGVPLVNISQVFSKSGMMLTCRKDMGISGPKDFKGKTLGVWFFGNEYPFLSWMDKLGLKTDGTGADITVLKQGFNVDPLLQKQAACVSTMTYNEYWQVLDAGLKPAELSVFKYEEQGVATLEDGLYVLEDSLKDAKMKDKLARFVKASLKGWNYSVENVDEAADIVLENDATGAQTEKHQRRMMGEIAKLIDTEKLGRLNERAYKRTVATLLSGKSAPVISKAPVGAYTQEIWDMASKIK, encoded by the coding sequence ATTATGAAAAAGATTGGGTTAATGGCGACAGCAGCGATGCTGAGTTTGGCGGCCGTAACGGCACAAGCAGCAGATAAGCTGACATTGCAGTTAAAATGGGTCACTCAGGCACAATTTGCGGGCTACTATGTTGCAAAAGACAAAGGCTTTTACGACGAAGTTGGCCTGGACGTTACAATTAAACCGGGCGGACCGGATATTGCTCCAGCACAGGTTCTTGCCGGTGGCGGGGCAGATGTGGTCATTGACTGGATGCCTTCTGCACTGGCAACACGGGAAAAAGGTGTTCCACTTGTCAATATCTCACAGGTATTCTCCAAATCAGGCATGATGCTCACCTGTCGTAAGGACATGGGAATTTCGGGCCCTAAAGACTTCAAAGGGAAAACTTTGGGCGTCTGGTTCTTCGGAAACGAATATCCGTTCCTTTCCTGGATGGACAAACTGGGTCTGAAAACAGACGGTACCGGGGCGGATATTACGGTATTGAAACAGGGCTTTAACGTTGACCCTCTATTGCAGAAACAGGCCGCGTGTGTGTCTACAATGACATATAACGAATACTGGCAGGTTCTGGATGCAGGTCTGAAGCCGGCAGAACTCAGCGTTTTCAAATATGAAGAACAGGGCGTAGCAACGCTTGAAGACGGTCTTTATGTCCTTGAAGACAGCCTCAAAGATGCAAAAATGAAAGACAAACTGGCACGTTTTGTTAAAGCATCCCTTAAAGGTTGGAACTACTCTGTCGAAAATGTTGATGAAGCCGCGGATATTGTTCTTGAAAATGATGCGACCGGTGCACAAACTGAGAAACATCAGCGTCGGATGATGGGCGAAATTGCAAAACTGATTGATACGGAAAAACTGGGACGTTTGAACGAACGGGCTTATAAACGGACAGTTGCAACTCTGTTGTCTGGTAAATCTGCACCCGTGATCAGTAAAGCGCCAGTTGGTGCCTATACTCAGGAAATTTGGGATATGGCTTCCAAAATTAAATAA
- a CDS encoding substrate-binding periplasmic protein, which yields MKSAVWYFFVLCLAVLVVFENDTAANERPARLLISQSMGVPTHEAGARVLTALYAKMNIDVAFKILPARRSLLSAVNNETDGLVFRIAEIGDLYPNLIRVPTPFMRISGYAYSIDGRIVNSQKELKNLRIGIIRGIVWAERIAKKAHIVYFDDYSAMLGKLFDGGIDVVVSVEHSIQREIKAKNYKNKFYRGRALTEFDLYHYLNIKHKALVDRVDYYLQVMQKSGEFDRLFSNRKQYP from the coding sequence ATGAAATCTGCGGTTTGGTATTTTTTTGTTCTGTGTCTTGCAGTATTGGTTGTTTTTGAAAACGATACGGCTGCGAACGAACGTCCTGCCCGCTTACTAATTTCGCAAAGTATGGGGGTTCCGACCCATGAAGCAGGGGCACGCGTTTTAACTGCACTTTATGCGAAAATGAACATCGACGTTGCCTTCAAAATATTGCCTGCCCGCCGAAGCCTTTTATCCGCTGTAAATAATGAAACAGATGGCCTTGTGTTTAGGATTGCTGAAATCGGGGATCTGTATCCAAATCTGATCCGGGTTCCAACACCCTTCATGCGTATTAGTGGATATGCCTATTCGATCGATGGCAGAATTGTCAATTCCCAAAAAGAGCTTAAAAATCTGAGGATTGGAATCATTAGAGGAATTGTCTGGGCGGAGAGGATAGCAAAGAAGGCGCATATTGTTTACTTCGATGATTACTCGGCTATGTTAGGTAAGTTATTTGATGGTGGAATTGACGTTGTCGTCTCTGTCGAGCATAGCATCCAGCGCGAAATCAAGGCCAAAAACTATAAAAACAAATTTTATCGGGGGCGAGCGCTGACAGAATTTGACCTCTATCATTACTTGAACATCAAACATAAAGCATTGGTGGATCGAGTGGACTATTACCTGCAGGTCATGCAAAAAAGTGGCGAGTTCGATCGTCTATTCAGTAATAGAAAGCAATATCCATAA
- the hydA gene encoding dihydropyrimidinase: MSTLIRGGTVVTSETSFRADVYCEDGIIKAIGENLEVPSSAEVVDAGGQYVMPGGIDPHTHMQLPFMGTVASEDFYTGTAAALAGGTTQIIDFVIPDPEEPIMEAYQKWRGWAEKSVADYSFHVAITWWDDTVHRDMGILAEQEGINSFKHFMAYKNAIMVSDEMMMASFNRCRELGAMATVHAENGEMVYYLQQEMLKQGITGPEGHPQSRPPEVEGEAANRAIRTAQVLQTPVYIVHVSCKESLEAITRARLEGQRVFGEVLAGHLLIDDSVYYNEDFEFAAAHVMSPPFRPKDHQRELWRGLQSGNLQTTATDHCCFCAPQKAAGRNDFTQIPNGTSGVEDRMAVLWEHGVNQGKLTINEFVKVTSTNAAQIFNIHPRKGSISVGADADIVVWDPEMTRTISVKTHHQNIDFNIFEGMEVKGSPSHTISQGNVVFKDGQLNVVKGAGRYIKRPTFNSHFDALKIRREKTAPKSVNRPSAAAE; this comes from the coding sequence ATGTCAACCCTGATTAGAGGCGGAACCGTCGTCACATCAGAAACAAGTTTTCGGGCTGATGTCTATTGCGAGGATGGCATCATCAAGGCCATCGGTGAAAATCTGGAAGTACCATCAAGCGCAGAAGTGGTCGATGCTGGTGGTCAATATGTCATGCCGGGCGGCATTGACCCTCATACCCATATGCAGCTTCCGTTCATGGGGACAGTTGCGTCGGAAGATTTCTATACAGGAACCGCCGCCGCACTTGCCGGAGGAACGACACAAATTATCGATTTTGTTATTCCTGATCCTGAAGAGCCCATTATGGAAGCCTATCAAAAGTGGCGCGGTTGGGCTGAAAAATCTGTTGCGGATTACAGCTTCCACGTCGCGATTACCTGGTGGGATGACACCGTTCACCGGGATATGGGTATTCTGGCCGAACAGGAAGGTATTAACTCGTTCAAGCATTTCATGGCGTATAAAAATGCGATTATGGTTTCTGACGAGATGATGATGGCAAGCTTTAACCGCTGCCGCGAACTGGGCGCAATGGCAACTGTCCATGCTGAAAATGGTGAAATGGTCTATTACCTTCAGCAGGAAATGCTGAAACAGGGTATCACGGGCCCGGAAGGTCACCCGCAATCCCGCCCACCTGAAGTAGAAGGCGAAGCCGCGAACCGGGCAATTCGGACAGCGCAGGTATTGCAAACTCCGGTTTATATTGTTCACGTTTCCTGTAAAGAATCTTTGGAAGCCATTACCAGGGCGCGCCTGGAAGGCCAACGAGTGTTCGGCGAAGTCCTTGCGGGACATCTCTTGATTGATGACAGTGTTTATTACAACGAAGATTTCGAATTTGCTGCGGCCCATGTAATGAGCCCCCCTTTCCGCCCCAAAGATCACCAGCGGGAATTGTGGCGCGGTTTGCAGTCTGGTAATTTGCAGACAACGGCAACCGATCACTGTTGTTTCTGTGCCCCGCAAAAAGCTGCAGGTCGCAACGACTTTACCCAGATTCCAAACGGAACATCCGGTGTAGAAGATCGCATGGCGGTCCTTTGGGAACATGGGGTTAATCAAGGCAAACTGACGATCAATGAGTTTGTGAAGGTCACCTCAACCAACGCCGCTCAAATCTTTAACATTCATCCGCGCAAGGGATCCATCAGTGTGGGCGCCGATGCAGATATTGTCGTCTGGGACCCTGAAATGACACGGACAATTTCGGTCAAAACCCATCACCAGAACATCGATTTCAACATCTTTGAAGGAATGGAAGTCAAAGGAAGTCCAAGCCACACCATCAGTCAGGGCAATGTTGTCTTTAAAGATGGTCAGTTGAATGTTGTTAAAGGCGCCGGCCGCTATATCAAGCGTCCAACTTTCAACAGTCACTTTGATGCCTTGAAAATCAGAAGAGAAAAAACGGCTCCCAAAAGCGTCAACCGACCTTCTGCTGCCGCCGAGTAA
- a CDS encoding nitrilase-related carbon-nitrogen hydrolase, whose amino-acid sequence MAIVKSGLIQVGLKGNTDMSPKEISDLMIEAHIPFIEEAGQKGVQVLSFQEVFNQPYFCPSQDSKWYAAAEKVPDGPTVNLMKEYAKKYNMVIVVPIYEEEKTGIYYNTAAVIDADGTYLGKYRKTHIPQVAGFWEKFFFRPGNSGWPVFDTAYCKLGVYICYDRHFPEGWRALALNGAEYIVNPSATVKGVSQYLWELEQPASAVANGVYIGASNRVGTEAPWNIGEFYGSSYIVNPRGELIVQASDNKDELIVADMDMDMIREIRNNWQFFRDRRPDTYLDLADDHVS is encoded by the coding sequence ATGGCAATCGTAAAATCCGGTCTTATCCAGGTAGGATTAAAAGGAAATACAGATATGTCGCCAAAAGAAATCAGTGATCTGATGATCGAGGCGCATATTCCGTTCATTGAAGAAGCTGGTCAGAAAGGCGTTCAGGTTCTCAGTTTCCAGGAAGTATTCAACCAACCTTATTTCTGTCCGTCACAGGATAGTAAATGGTATGCGGCCGCTGAAAAAGTGCCTGATGGTCCCACTGTCAACCTGATGAAAGAATATGCCAAGAAATATAACATGGTGATCGTTGTCCCAATTTATGAAGAAGAGAAAACAGGGATTTATTACAATACGGCAGCGGTGATCGATGCGGATGGCACCTATCTGGGTAAATACCGTAAAACCCACATTCCGCAAGTCGCAGGCTTTTGGGAAAAATTCTTCTTCCGCCCCGGAAATAGTGGATGGCCTGTCTTTGATACGGCTTATTGCAAGCTGGGTGTCTATATTTGTTATGACCGGCACTTTCCAGAAGGATGGCGGGCTCTTGCATTAAATGGTGCTGAATATATTGTTAATCCGTCTGCAACCGTAAAAGGGGTCAGCCAGTATCTTTGGGAGTTGGAGCAACCCGCCTCGGCCGTTGCAAATGGTGTTTACATTGGTGCCAGTAACCGGGTTGGCACCGAAGCGCCGTGGAATATTGGTGAATTTTACGGGTCATCCTATATCGTCAATCCGCGTGGTGAACTGATTGTTCAGGCATCTGACAACAAAGACGAATTGATTGTTGCTGATATGGACATGGATATGATCCGCGAGATCCGCAACAACTGGCAGTTCTTCCGGGATCGGCGCCCAGATACTTATCTGGATCTGGCGGACGATCACGTCAGTTAA
- a CDS encoding AEC family transporter — translation MDIGVLLNGFLPVFGIMMLGFYLKSRVLKDDSQWIPIEKITFLILMPCFIIVALASVDMASLDVWPFVLTLLCALATTFVILALLYPSLTRKNKQKIAAYTSLFQTSTRFNGFIALALVASLYGENATAIVALGLITMIPPINVVNITVMTWLLTDKQIAPGQILLKILKNPLIIGCLVGIAINLSGLSLWQPVHEGLTILGRASLGITLLTVGAGLTLGNLEAMRLKLLLACFFKLVFMPALVLVIALLLGINGLELNILMILAAMPTAANGYLLAREMGGDAPLYANASSLQVILSLMAIPFWLEFAQRVTA, via the coding sequence ATGGATATTGGTGTTCTGTTAAACGGCTTTTTACCTGTATTCGGCATCATGATGCTCGGTTTTTATCTTAAAAGCCGTGTTTTGAAAGACGACAGCCAATGGATTCCCATTGAAAAAATAACATTCCTGATTTTGATGCCCTGCTTTATCATCGTCGCTCTGGCCTCGGTCGACATGGCCTCCCTGGATGTTTGGCCATTTGTCCTGACATTACTATGCGCGTTAGCCACCACCTTTGTGATACTTGCACTGCTTTACCCCTCCCTTACCCGTAAGAACAAACAGAAAATAGCGGCCTATACCTCCCTGTTTCAAACATCCACACGGTTCAACGGTTTTATTGCCCTCGCATTGGTGGCCAGCCTGTACGGTGAAAATGCAACAGCCATTGTTGCACTGGGCTTAATCACAATGATCCCACCTATCAACGTGGTCAATATTACAGTCATGACGTGGCTCCTGACCGATAAACAGATTGCACCCGGTCAAATCCTTCTCAAGATCCTGAAAAACCCGTTAATCATTGGATGTCTGGTCGGCATTGCTATTAATCTAAGCGGTTTGTCGCTTTGGCAACCCGTTCATGAGGGCCTGACAATTCTGGGGCGGGCCTCTCTTGGCATTACACTTCTTACGGTCGGCGCCGGATTAACACTGGGCAATCTGGAAGCGATGCGCCTTAAGCTTCTTCTGGCCTGCTTCTTCAAATTGGTTTTTATGCCTGCTTTGGTTCTTGTAATTGCCCTGTTACTGGGCATCAATGGGCTGGAATTAAACATTCTGATGATCCTTGCTGCCATGCCAACTGCTGCAAATGGATATCTGTTGGCCAGAGAAATGGGAGGAGACGCACCGCTTTACGCAAACGCCTCTTCCCTTCAGGTTATTTTATCCCTTATGGCGATTCCCTTCTGGCTTGAATTTGCCCAGCGGGTCACCGCATAA